A stretch of Geomonas oryzisoli DNA encodes these proteins:
- a CDS encoding alpha-amylase family glycosyl hydrolase — translation MFDLSKVGARVDKAQSTVTFSIFLPSIVSPAFSVRVLYITKEDQFNKNVPSTAVTLKPAQADGNWGQLDQSLWESAPQPIKPGATYLYRYEITGPAKKGGGDVRSIFLGDPCARETSSGVFSVFATDQTPFQWTDSAFKVPSIRDAIIYELNVAEFNRNFLGIVDRLPYLNSLGVNVLELLPVTSVHDECNWGYMPMFYFSPEERYGGPQALKHLVNESHKAGIAVILDMVYAHTDCQFHYQAGYDRFFDLWRDNEYTDAAGLHRSYNPIVSEYSRFGHKSDFRMRSTIEFYTAVNRYWIEEFHVDGFRYDHVNGFLDKSPSVDRNGYPDWDSYRPTFRSLQELTKDTYHFSKNIDRFKGPSGISHIIQIAEDLSKGSYQLAQISNSAINGCWEETVFDASTDMAVYDCLNGSYLNELLLSDSRWEAVKTTKNVDGDEIPVSPILYNNCHDKSHLMYRIDKRKKWDDTGFDYPGDPDWTKLQPYAIALLTAVGTPMLWEGEEFREAYGLPNDGQCRVRGTRPICWEYFYSQYELSGSPVVLPLTTLYRCLGAIRTQYGALRGPRENAKKEIENFIQKTLVYRRWLDDEVLITAVNFSDQDATMDIPFGHAGKWVDVLEGAVKEAVHDNTAPYERDVSDPSMPVRVVVPSNFGRIFRLSH, via the coding sequence ATGTTTGATCTATCGAAGGTTGGAGCACGGGTCGACAAGGCCCAGAGCACTGTCACATTCTCCATTTTTCTGCCGAGCATCGTTTCGCCTGCTTTTTCCGTCAGAGTCCTGTACATAACCAAAGAGGATCAGTTCAACAAAAACGTCCCGTCTACTGCCGTCACTCTGAAACCGGCTCAGGCTGACGGGAACTGGGGACAACTCGACCAATCGCTGTGGGAAAGCGCTCCCCAGCCGATCAAGCCGGGAGCCACCTATCTCTACCGCTATGAGATCACCGGCCCCGCCAAAAAGGGGGGCGGGGACGTGCGCTCCATTTTTCTTGGTGACCCCTGCGCCAGGGAAACCTCGAGCGGGGTCTTCTCAGTCTTTGCCACAGATCAGACTCCCTTTCAGTGGACAGACTCCGCTTTCAAGGTCCCTTCCATCAGGGATGCGATCATCTACGAATTAAACGTCGCCGAGTTCAACAGGAACTTCCTTGGCATCGTCGACAGGCTTCCCTACCTGAACAGCCTGGGCGTCAACGTGCTGGAACTGCTGCCTGTAACGAGTGTCCATGATGAGTGCAACTGGGGTTACATGCCGATGTTTTACTTCAGCCCCGAGGAGAGGTACGGCGGACCACAGGCGCTGAAGCACTTGGTGAACGAGAGCCACAAAGCGGGTATAGCGGTGATCCTCGACATGGTGTATGCGCACACCGACTGCCAGTTCCACTACCAGGCAGGATACGACCGTTTCTTCGATCTCTGGAGGGACAACGAATACACAGATGCTGCGGGGCTCCATCGCTCGTATAACCCCATCGTTTCGGAATATTCACGATTCGGTCATAAAAGTGATTTCAGGATGCGCTCGACCATCGAGTTCTATACGGCAGTCAACCGGTACTGGATCGAGGAATTCCATGTCGACGGCTTCAGATACGACCACGTCAACGGCTTCCTTGACAAGAGTCCTTCCGTGGACCGCAATGGCTACCCGGACTGGGATTCCTATCGTCCGACCTTCAGATCTCTCCAGGAGCTTACCAAGGACACCTACCACTTCTCCAAAAACATCGACAGGTTTAAAGGCCCCAGCGGGATTTCGCATATTATCCAAATAGCTGAAGACCTCAGCAAAGGGTCTTATCAGCTTGCACAGATCTCGAATAGCGCCATCAACGGCTGCTGGGAAGAAACCGTATTTGATGCCAGCACAGATATGGCCGTATATGACTGCCTAAACGGCTCATATTTAAACGAGCTGCTACTCTCCGATTCAAGATGGGAAGCCGTCAAAACCACCAAGAACGTCGACGGTGACGAGATCCCCGTTTCGCCGATCCTCTACAATAATTGCCACGACAAGTCGCACCTAATGTACCGGATCGACAAGAGGAAGAAGTGGGATGACACTGGCTTTGACTACCCCGGCGATCCGGACTGGACTAAACTCCAGCCATACGCGATCGCTTTGCTCACAGCTGTCGGAACGCCGATGCTGTGGGAGGGGGAGGAGTTCAGGGAAGCCTACGGGCTACCAAACGACGGTCAGTGCAGGGTTCGAGGCACCAGGCCGATCTGTTGGGAATACTTCTACAGCCAGTACGAACTCTCAGGATCACCAGTAGTGCTACCACTGACCACCCTGTATCGTTGTCTGGGCGCCATCAGGACTCAGTATGGCGCCCTGAGAGGACCTCGTGAAAACGCGAAGAAAGAAATCGAGAATTTCATCCAGAAGACCCTGGTCTACCGGAGATGGCTGGATGACGAGGTTTTGATAACCGCCGTCAACTTCTCGGACCAAGACGCCACTATGGACATCCCTTTTGGGCATGCCGGTAAATGGGTGGATGTGCTGGAGGGCGCCGTCAAAGAAGCAGTACATGACAACACTGCGCCTTACGAAAGGGACGTCTCCGACCCATCTATGCCGGTCAGAGTAGTCGTTCCGTCCAACTTCGGGAGGATATTCAGGTTAAGCCACTAG